The DNA sequence ACATAAATGCCGGGTTCAATTGTTAGCACCATACCTTCTTGAAATTGATCTTGATTCGTACTAGAGATATCTGGGAATTCGTGTACGCTTAATCCTAATCCGTGACCAAGTCTATGTGGGAAGTAGTCGCCATAACCAGCATTACTGATGATTTCACGTGCTACTTTATCGCAATCAGAAATTTTAGCGCCAGGTTTTATCATTTCAATCGCTTGTTTATTTGCATCAAGTACAATGTTGTAAATTTCTTTTGCTTTATTTGATGGTGTACCAAATGGAACTGTTCTAGTTATATCTGAACAATAACCTTTATAAATTACACCTAAATCAAATAGTACATATTCGTCATTTTTAAGCTTTCTGTCGCCTGGTGTACCATGTGGAGCTGATGCGTGATCACCGAATAACACCATCGTATCAAAACTCATTTTTGAAATGCCGTGTTGTTTCATAGTTGTTTCAATATGATTTAAAACTTCAACTTCCGTAACGCCTTCTGCCAATTTATCTACACCAGCTTGAATTGCAAGGTCTGCATATTTTGCCGCTTCATGTAATAATTCAATTTCACTTGTTGTTTTTACATTTCTAATGTCTTTTAATACTTGATCAATATCAACAATAGTTTCTACATTAAAAGCTTTTTCGACTTCGCGAAGTCTTTTCACAGATAAATGTTCTGCTTCAATTGCAAAAGTTTTATAGTCTCTTTTCTCGATTAAATCAAAAGCTGATTCAGTATCTAAGTAGCCTACAATTTCCCCTTTGAAACCAGCATTTTTTGCTTCTTCAACTTCCATTTTTGGACAAAATAAAGTTTCTTTCCCGTCTTTTGTAATTAGTAAACTAAATAAACGCTCATGTGGTTCGGATAAATAGCCTGTTAAATAAAATACATTTAATGGTGTTGTGATCCACGCAGCATCAGCATTTTTTTCGTCTAAAAATGTTGTAATTTCATTTCGTTTCATAATTCTGCCTCCCAATTCTCTTTCTTACTTTTTTATTTTAGACTTCCTGATTCATAAATTCAAATATAGGGTATATAATATAATGTAGAAACAATGTTAGGAGGGAGATTCATGAAAGTTTCATTTCATGGTCAATCAGTTATTTATTTTGAAAGCAAAGGACAAAAAGTGATTGTAGATCCATTCATTACAGGTAATCCACTTTCTGATTTAGACGCTGATAAAGTAGAAGCAGATTTTATTATTTTAACGCATGGTCACGGTGATCATTTAGGTGATACTGTTAACATCGCTAAAAGAACAGATGCAACAGTGATTGCTTTACCCGAAGTATTAGATTATTTATCAAATAAACATGGTTTAGAAAATGTACATCCAATGAATATTGGTGGGAATATTGAATTTGAATTTGGTAAAGTAAAATATGTCCAAGCATTCCATAGTAGTAGTTTCACTGAAGATAATGGTGATATCATTTATTTAGGTATGCCAACTGGCGTTGTGTTAGAAACTGAAGCAGGCACAATTTATCATACTGGTGACACAGGATTATTTAGTGATATGAAACTTATTGCAGACCGTCATCCGGTAGATTTATGCTTTATTCCGATAGGTGACAATTTCACAATGGGAATTGATGATGCGAGTTATGCAATTAATGAATTCATTAAACCGAAAAAAGTTGTACCTATTCATTACGATACATTTGATTACATTAAGCAAGATCCAAATGATTTTAAAGAAGCAGTCAAAAATGCTGAAGTCCACATTTTAAAACCTGGAGAATCAGTTGAATTATAAAAATGAAAAGTTAAAACGAACAAACCTGGAAAATCTTTTGAATTTTTCGGGTTTGTTCGTTTTTATATGTATGTTCAACACTATAGTTCTTACGCTAATTTCGTATGTTGGGATATCTTTTAAAGTCTTAAAAATGTATAATATAATTAATTCATTAAAAATCGATAGAGGGTAAAAACATGACGAAACATGAACAAATTATTAAGTACATTGAATCGTTATCTGTTGGACATAAAATCTCTGTCAGGCAGATTGCTAAAGATTTAAATGTGTCTGAAGGAACAGCATATCGAGCAATAAAAGAAGCGGATAATAAAGGCCTTGTTGCATCAATTGATAGAGTTGGTACAGTGAGAATTGAACGAAAATCAAGAGAGCAAATTGAAAATTTAACTTTTAATGATATTGTAAAAATTGTAGATGGACAAGTTTTAGGTGGAAAGCAAGGACTCTATAAAACTTTATCCAAGTTTGCAATTGGTGCAATGGAGTTAGCAGACGTTGTAAAATATTTAACGAAAAACACATTACTCATAGTGGGTAATAGAGCAGACGTTCAAATGGAAGCTTTAAAAAGAGGTTCAGCTGTTCTCATTACAGGTGGATTTGAAGCGGATGAAGCCATTATTGAATACGCTGATGAATATGATTTGCCTATCATATCTTCAAATTATGATACATTCATTGTAGCAAACGTAATTAACAGAGCCATTTATGACCAAATGATTAAGAAAGAAATTTTAATGGTTGAAGATATTATGATTCCTATTGAATCAACTTCATATTTAGATGACAGTTTAAAAGTACGCGATTGGAATGAATTATCTCAACAAACTTCTCATACTAGATTCCCTGTTGTAGATAATGAACTGAAAGTAGTGGGCATATTAACGAGTAAAGATATTGTTAATGTAGAACAAGATAAAAGTATTAAATCTTTAATGACTAAATCGCCTATAGTTGCACAGTTAAATACAACAATCGCAACATGTGCACACCTTATGATTTGGGAAGGTATTGAATTACTTCCTGTAGTTGACAATTCAAAAGAATTAATAGGCATTATATCTAGAGAAGATGTATTGAAGACGATGCAACTTATGAGTAGACAACCGCAAATTGGTGAAACCATTCATGATCAAATTGCTAAGCAAATGAGTATGAAAGATGGTAATATCTTTGTTAATATTTCACCTCAACTTACGAATCAATTTGGTATGATGACTAAGTCGGTTTATATTGCTGTTATTGAAGAAGCTTTGAGATATGAAGTGAGAAAGACTAAAAAATCTGAATTGATGATAGAGCATATCGATATTTATTATTTAAAAACAGTTCAAATTGATGATGATGTACAAGTGCACATTTCGACTTTAGATATAGGAAGATTGTTTGCTAAATTTGAAGTGACGATGTCATCTGGAAACCATACTGTAGCGAAAGCTATGATCATGTGTCAGTTATTAGATAATTAAAAAAGTGAGACAGAAACCTAATATTAGATTTCTTTGTCTCACTCATTAAGAAGATTGATTACGCTTTTTTTGTTCAAATTCATCCCAAGCTTTATTTTCAATTGGTAAATTACCTTTAAAGTATTTACTTGCTTTATGACCATAAGTAATGTTTATAATACCGAAAAATAATAATACTAAGACGACAATATAGGTAACTAAAGTTGGAAATAGCAATACTTGGTCAGCTGAGAATGCAATCATAAATATACCGAAATAAAATCTTGCACGCTCTTTATGATATGCTTTTCTAACTTCTCGTTTAGTTCTAAAAGAACGAGCCAAGTTTAAAATAGCGAAAATCAAAGCGAGAATCATTATTGTTACCGATAAAGCAACTAATGTAGACATAATTACAGGTGACATTGTTTCATCCTCCTACCAAGAAGAATTATAGCAATTAATAAAATATAAGTAAATATATAGAAAGAGGGACAACCATGATAGAAATTTTAGAAAAAATTAAACAATATGAAACAATCATAATACATAGACACGTGAGGCCAGATCCAGATGCATACGGTTCACAACTAGGATTGAAATATATTTTAGAAGAGGCTTTTCCAGAGAAGCATATTTATGCGGTTGGACAATCTGAACCTACATTGGAATTTATAGGTGATTTGGACATTATTGAAGACGATGTATATAACGGTGCGCTCGTAATCGTTTGTGACACTGCAAATGCGCCAAGAATAGATGATAACCGTTATAATACCGGTTCTGAACTCATTAAAATTGACCATCATCCACCAGTAGATTCATACGCAGACATCAACTTTGTAAACACTTCTGCATCTTCTACAAGTGAAATGATATGTGACTTAAATACAGCGTGGAATTTGAATGAATCCAACATTAATGAAAAAGCGAGTAGAGTATTATATCTCGGTATTGTAGGTGACACTGGCCGATTCTTATTTGATAATACGACACCACATACGATGGAAGTTGCTGCTACATTAATGACGAAAGAATTTAATCGTAATCAAATGTTAAATCAACTAAGTGAAAGAGATCCTAAGTTACTACATTTTCAAGGGTATATTCTTCAGAACTTTAATTACGATGGAGAAGGTTTCTGCTCAATAAAAATTACGAAAGATATTTTAGAAAAATTTGATTTATTACCAAATGAAGCATCTTTATTTGTAAATACTGTAGCTGATATTAAAGGCGTAAAAGCTTGGGTATTCGCTGTTGATGAAGGTAAAGAAATTAGATGTAGAATTCGTTCAAAAGGTATTCAAATTAATCATATTGCTGGAAAGTATAACGGTGGCGGTCATCCTAACGCATCTGGCGCTTCAGTATATAGTTGGGAAGAATTTGACGCATTAGCTGCTGATATTAAATCTGAAATATAGGAGGGTTAGCGCATGGTAAGTCATTTAAATATTCATTCATCATACGATCTTTTGAATTCTAGTATTAGAATTGCAGACGTCGTTAAAAAAGCTAAAAATGAAAATTATCAAGCGCTAGCTATTACAGATTTAAATGTTATGCACGGTGCTTTACAGTTTTACGATGAATGTCTCAAAGCAGAAATAAAGCCTATTTTTGGGTTAACTATATATTTAGATGATCAATTAAATAAATTAGAGTGTGTTGTTTTAGCAAAAAATAACATTGGTTATCATAACTTAGTAAAATTAACTTCTGCAATTTCGATAAAAGAACGTAAATCAACGCCCGTGGAATGGGTGAATGCATATTCAGACGGTTTAATACTAATTGCAAAAGAATTAAACTCAGAAAATGAGCAACTCTTTAATTCAATTAATATAAATCAAGAAGATAAATATGTATCTCACAATTCTTATGATGATTCAAATTATAAAAAGGTATATATTAAGTCAGCTTTATATTTAAATGCTGTAGATAGCGACAGTTTAATTGGTTTAAGTGCGATTAAAAATAATGAAAAATTAACAATTTCTGATTTTAATACGCAACTTAATCACCACTTCCAAACAATTGCTGAAATTAATCAAGAAGATGTGGACGAAGCATATATAAATAATACGGATGAAATTGCACATAAATGTTCCGTTGAGATTCGTTACCATCAAGATTTATTGCCGAAATATGATACACCAGAGAATAAAGACAGTAATGAATACTTATGGGAACAACTCATGATTAATAAAGAAAAATATCCTCAATTTAATGATGAATATGAAAAAAGATTGAAATATGAATACGACATTATCGTTTCAATGGGATATGCAGATTACTTTTTAATTGTTAGTGACTTAATCAATTATGCGAAGTCTCATGATGTATTAGTTGGTCCTGGACGTGGTTCATCAGGTGGCTCATTAGTTAGTTACATATTAAATATTACAACGATTGATCCAATTGAATTTGACTTACTCTTTGAACGTTTTTTAAATCCTGAACGTGTCACAATGCCAGATATCGATATTGATTTTCAAGATACGAAACGTGATAAAGTTATTCAGTATGTTCAAGAAAAATACGGAGATAATCGTGTAGCAGGTATTGTAACGTACGGTCATTTATTAGCGAGAGCTGTCGCAAGAGATATAGGCAGAATTTTGCAATTTGATGACGCTACACTTAACTATATTTCTAAATTAATTCCACACAAACTAGGTATTACACTAGATGAAGCTTATGAAAATGAAGACTTCAAACAATTTGTTAATCAAAATCATCTGCATGAAAAATGGTTTCAATTAAGTAAACAACTTGAAGGTTTACCTCGTCACACTTCAACGCACGCTGCAGGTATCATTATTAATGACCAACCGTTACATCAATTTGTTCCAACAATGATGGGGGATACTGGTGTTTTGACACAATGGACGATGACAGAAACTGAAAAACTTGGACTATTAAAAATAGACTTTTTAGGTTTAAGAAATTTATCGATTATTCAACAAGTTGTTAACCAAGTTAAATTTCAAGAAAAACAACAAATCGACATTGAAAAAATTCCTTTTGACGATCCTAAAGTATTTGAATTGTTATCTAAAGGTGAAACAACAGGTATTTTCCAACTTGAATCTCAAGGTGTTAGAAGCGTATTAAGAAGACTGAAACCTGATCATTTTTTGGATATTGTTGCTGTAACTTCTCTATATAGACCTGGTCCTATGGAAGAAATTCCGACTTATATTAAACGTAGAAGACAAGACGAAACAATTGAATATTTACATCCAGATTTAGAAAGTATATTAAAGTCAACTTATGGTGTTATTATTTATCAAGAACAAATTATGCAAATTGCGAGTAAGTTCGCTGGTTTTTCATATGGTGAAGCGGATATTTTAAGACGAGCGATGAGTAAGAAAAATAGAGCTGTATTAGAAAGTGAAAGAAAACATTTTATTAATGGAAGCTTAAACCGTGGATATGAAGAGTCAACTGCTATCAAGATATTTGATTTAATACTTAAGTTTGCTGATTATGGTTATCCTAAAGCTCATGCTGTAGCATACAGTAAAATCGCTTATATTATGACTTATTTAAAAGTACATTATCCGACGTATTTTTACGCATCTATATTATCAAATGTTGTCGGTAATGAAGTTAAAACTGAACAAATGGTTACTGAATTAAAAAGAATAGGCGTCAACATTTATCCACCATCTATAAATCATAGCGAATGGTTTTATAAAGCAACAAAGACTGGGATATATACTTCATTAGGTGCAATCAAAAATGTTGGATATCAAAGTGTTAAAAGCATAATAGAAGAACGAAAATCTAAAGGCCCTTATCAAGATATGTATGATATTGTGCACAGATTACCTAATAAAGTTAAAAACAAAAAATTAATTCAAGCGCTTATTTATGCTGGTGCTTTAGATGATTTTCAACAAACAAGAGCGACAATGCTCCAATCAATTGATGATGTTTATGAAAGTAGCGAATCAGTTGGTGATGCGAATAATTTACTTGCAGAATTAGGTTTGAATGTTAAGAAAGAATTTAAAGAAGTTGAAGAAATGCCGAGTATAACTAAAAGCGAATATGAAAAAGAATATTTAGGTTTTTATGCAACAGAGCATCCTATTTTAACTATTTTTAAAAAGCATCAATATTTAACGATATATCCTATAACAAAACAAAAAGAGAAAGTGCCGATGCTTGTGATGATTTCTAATTTAAGAAAAATTCGAACTAAAAAAGGACAAAATATGGCTTTTGTTAATTTAATAGATGGCATAAATGAAATCGAAGGCGTCATTTTCCCAGAGACATATAAAACAATTGAAAAGATGAATATTGAAAATAAGCCACTCATTATTCATGGGAAAATTGAAAATAGAAATGACAAGCAGCAAATTATAATTAATCAAATTGAATCTATGGAAGATTTTAAAAACAATAAAATACAAAATACGAAAGAAATTGTTATTAGAAACGTAGAAGATTTAGGTGATTGGGTAACGTCGTCTGATGAAAGTAAAATTAAATTATCTTATTTCGATGATAAGAAACTTACTTCACATGTAATAGGGTTTTTAAATAACAAGTCTGGAAATATTGAAGGTTTTATTAATGAAGTAGGATATGAAAATGTACGCCTTATATAGTCTTTATTAATTAAATAAATTATGATATAGTATTCTTCATGGTGGTCTGACCACTTTGAAGAATTTTTTAATTAAATCAATAAAATTTCATGTATAATATATTAAGTAGATATATATAATGAAGGGATGATTATTTTGTCATTAAGAGACGATGCTTTATACATGCATAAAGAAAAACAAGGAAAATTAGGCGTTTACGCTAAAGTTAAAGTAACAAACAAAGAAGAATTAAGCCTTGCTTATTCACCAGGTGTTGCAGAACCTTGTAAAGATATTCATGAAGATGTACGAAAAGTATACGATTATACAATGAAATCTAATGCAGTAGCAGTCATTACTGACGGTACAGCAGTGTTAGGGCTTGGAGATATCGGTCCAGAAGCAAGTATACCTGTTATGGAAGGTAAAGCTGTATTATTCAAAAGTTTTGCTGGAGTAGATGGTGTTCCAATCGCATTAAATACAACAGATGTAGACGAGATAGTTAATACTGTTAAATTATTAGAGCCTAACTATGGCGGTGTCAATTTAGAAGATATCTCTGCACCGAGATGTTTTGAAATTGAAGAAAGATTAAAAAAAGAAACTAAAATACCAGTATTTCACGATGATCAACATGGTACAGCAATCGTGACAGTAGCTGGTTTAATTAATGCGCTTAAAATCACAGATAGAAAAATATCTGAAATCAAAGTAGTATTAAATGGTGCTGGTGCAGCTGGAATTGCAATCATTAAATTATTATATTCTTATGGTGTTAGAAACATGATTATGTGTGATTCTAAAGGTGCAATTTATGAAGATAGACCATACGGCATGAATCCTACTAAAGATTTTGTTGCAAAATGGACTAATAAAGACAAAATTCAAGGCGAATTAGAAGATGTCATTCAAGATGCGGATGCATTTATTGGCGTTTCTGTAGAAGGTGCATTAACTAAAGAAATGGTTGAGAAGATGGCAGCAGATCCAATTATCTTTGCTATGGCTAACCCTGTACCTGAAATTATGCCTGACATTGCAAAAGAAGCAGGAGCAAAAGTAATCGGTACTGGTCGTTCAGATTTCCCTAACCAAATTAATAATGTATTAGCTTTCCCAGGTATTTTCAGAGGTGCTTTAGATATTAGAGCAACACATATTAATGAAGAAATGAAACGTGCAGCAGTAGAAGCGATTGCTAATTTAATCGAAGAAGATGAAGTAAACGCTGATTACGTCATTCCTGGCCCATTTGACCCTAGAGTGGCTCCAAATGTAGCAAGAGCAGTTGCAAAAGCAGGTATGGAATCAGGTGTGGCAAGAATTGAAGTAGATTTAGATGAAATAGAGCGTAAGACTTATGAACTAACAGACTTGTCATAATTTCGGAAGGAGACACCTCATTGGATAAAGAAAAGCAAAAAGGTTTAATCAAAATTGTTGAGCAAATACATTCAATTATTGATGAAAAAAATATTCAAGTAGGTGAAAAGTTACCTTCTGAAAGATTTCTTAGTGAAACACTTAATGTTGGACGTTCGAGTATTAGAGAAGCACTTAGAGCTTTAGAGTTACTAGGTGTTATACATACAAGAAGAGGTGAAGGTACATTCTTAAGTGACATGTATCAACACCAACTTTTTGATTTAATTGGTAGATTCTTAATACGTAATGATTCACAATTAGATGAAATAAACGAACTTAAGTGGATGATAGAAAGTTTCTGTGAAGAGCATAATAATAGTGAAGTAAACTCAATGGAAGAGCTTGTTTCCTCAAATAACAATCAAATTATGTACATGATTTGGAAGTTACTCTCTCAATATAGTGATAGATTTGAAAGAGGCAATTGAAAATAAAGTCAGGGGGTAATGACATGTTTAAAGACTTGTTCAATCGAAACCAAAAAAAGAAAAAATATGTAACTGTCCAGAACAGTAAAGATAACGATGTGCCTGAAGGTATTATGACTAAATGTCCAAAATGTAAAAAAATTATGTACACAAAAGAACTCGTACAAAATTTAAATGTCTGCTTTAATTGTGATCATCATATTCCTTTAACTGCGCATGATAGAATTAGAGCTGTTAGTGACGAAGACGCATTTAAAGAATTTGATGTTGGTATGACGGCTTCAAATCCACTAAACTTCCCAGGATATGAAGAAAAACTAGAAAAAGACAGAAAAAAAACGGGTCTAAATGATGCGGTTGTTACAGGTGTTACAAAAATAGATGGTATACCATACGGCATCTGTGTAATGGATTCTAGGTTTAGAATGGGTAGTATGGGCGCAGTTGTTGGTGAAAAAATTTGTCGTATCGTAGACTATTGTGCAGATCACAATTTACCTTTTGTACTTTTCACTGCTAGTGGTGGTGCGAGAATGCAAGAAGGTATTATTTCATTAATGCAAATGGCTAAAACAAGCGTATCTTTAAAACGCCATAGTGATAAAGGTTTATTGTTTATATCATATATGACTCATCCTACTACTGGTGGTGTTTCTGCAAGTTTTGCCTCTGTAGGTGATTTGAATTTTGCTGAACCTAAAGCATTGATAGGATTTGCAGGTAGAAGAATTATTGAACAAACAATTAGCGAAAAATTACCTGATGATTTTCAAACTGCTGAATTCTTACTAGAGCATGGACAATTAGATAAAGTTGTTCATAGAAAGGATATGTATCAAACGTTAAGTACCGTTCTTAAGATGCATTGTAATGAGGTGAAAGATAATGCTTGAATTTGAAAAGCCATTAGAAGAAATTAAAGAAAAAATTAGTTCTCTAAAAGCATATCAAGAAAAACATGATGTAAATTTATCAGATGAAATTGAAATGTTAGAAGCAACTTTTATAAAAGAAGCTGAAAAAGTATATGAAAATTTAAAACCATGGGATAGAGTTCAAGTTGCTAGATTACAAGAAAGACCTACTACTCTAGATTATATCCCATATATTTTTGATGATTTTATAGAATTACATGGAGATAGAAATTTTAGAGATGATCCAGCTTTAATTGGTGGTTTAGCTTATTTTAATGGTATTCCGGTAACAGTTATCGGTCATCAAAGAGGTAAAGATACTAAAGATAATATATATCGTAATTTCGGCATGGCGCATCCAGAAGGTTACCGTAAAGCGTTAAGATTAATGAAACAAGCTGAAAAGTTTAATAGACCTATTCTTACGTTTATTGATACGAAAGGTGCATATCCTGGTAAAGCTGCAGAAGAACGTGGACAAAGTGAATCTATAGCTAAAAATTTAGTAGAGATGGCATCATTATCTGTACCAGTTATTTCAATTGTAATTGGTGAAGGTGGAAGCGGTGGTGCACTTGGTTTAGGTGTTACAAATCGTCTGTTAATGCTAGAAAACAGTACATATTCTGTTATTTCTCCAGAAGGTGCTGCGGCATTGTTATGGAAAGATTCAAATTTAGCACAAATGGCAGCTGAAACGATGAAAATTACTGCACCAGATCTATATGATTTAGAAGTTGTAGATGAAGTGATTAAAGAACCATTTGGTGGTGCACACAAGCAAATAGAAAATCAAGCATCATTAATAAAAACTTCAATAGACAATCATCTAAATGAATTGTTACAATTATCTCCTGAAGCATTAGTAGAAGATAGATTTAATAAATACCGAAATATAGGTAGTTATATCGATTAAGTCAATGAAAACAAGAACAAACCTGAAAAATCTAAAGATTTTTATTCAGGTTTGTTCTTGTTTTGATTATTTATAAAGCATTATCCATATTTTGGAGGTCTTTAACATTTGAAATATTACAAATGTTTGAATCTTGTATAAAGAAGACGTTTACATATTTAATTAACTGTAGTTTTAATGGAATCAACCTATTATTTGTGTTATTTTTAAATTAACAATCATTTAACAAGAGAGGTCTGTATATTAATGAAAAAAATTGCAGTGTTAACGAGTGGTGGAGATTCTCCGGGGATGAATGCAGCTGTGCGTGCTGTTGTACGTAAAGCAATTTATCATGATATTGAAGTTTATGGTGTTTATCAAGGTTATCTTGGTTTAATAAACGATAATATTAAACAACTCGATTTAGGTTCGGTTGGAGATATGATTCAACGAGGTGGCACATTCTTATATTCTGCAAGATGTCCGGAGTTCAAAGAAAAAGAAGTCCGTGCAAAAGCAATCAAAAACCTTGAAAAAAGAGGTATCGAAGGTTTAGTTGTTATTGGTGGCGATGGCAGTTATAGAGGCGCACAAAGATTAAGTGAAGAAGCTAAAAACTTAAAAACGATTGGTGTACCAGGAACGATAGATAATGATATAAATGGTACGGATTTCACTATTGGTTTTGATACTGCACTTAACACTATAATTGATTCTGTCGATAAAATTAGAGATACAGCATCTAGTCATGAACGTACATTTATCATTGAAGTAATGGGTAGAGATGCTGGAGATTTAGCATTATGGTCAGGTCTTGCAGGTGGTGCAGAAACTATTTTAATTCCAGAAGTAAAGTCGGACATTGAAGAAATTGCCGAAAAAATTCAGCACGGTATGGATCGCGGGAAAAAGCATTCCATCATTGTTTGTGCTGAAGGTGTTATGACTGGAAATCAATGTGGAGAAGAATTAAAGAAATTTATTAACATTGATACACGTGTTTCTTGTCTAGGACATATTCAACGAGGTGGTTCGCCAACTGGTATGGATAGAGTTTTAGCATCACGTTTAGGCGGTTATGCTGTAGAATTACTTATGCAAGGAACGAGTGCAAAGGCTGTTGGTATTCAACAAAATCAACTAACTTGTACGGCTTTTGATGAAATATTCCAATCAGAGCACATTATTGATGAGAAAATGATTGAAT is a window from the Mammaliicoccus sp. Marseille-Q6498 genome containing:
- a CDS encoding Xaa-Pro peptidase family protein encodes the protein MKRNEITTFLDEKNADAAWITTPLNVFYLTGYLSEPHERLFSLLITKDGKETLFCPKMEVEEAKNAGFKGEIVGYLDTESAFDLIEKRDYKTFAIEAEHLSVKRLREVEKAFNVETIVDIDQVLKDIRNVKTTSEIELLHEAAKYADLAIQAGVDKLAEGVTEVEVLNHIETTMKQHGISKMSFDTMVLFGDHASAPHGTPGDRKLKNDEYVLFDLGVIYKGYCSDITRTVPFGTPSNKAKEIYNIVLDANKQAIEMIKPGAKISDCDKVAREIISNAGYGDYFPHRLGHGLGLSVHEFPDISSTNQDQFQEGMVLTIEPGIYVPGVAGVRIEDDIVVTKDGHKILTGYQK
- a CDS encoding metal-dependent hydrolase, with amino-acid sequence MKVSFHGQSVIYFESKGQKVIVDPFITGNPLSDLDADKVEADFIILTHGHGDHLGDTVNIAKRTDATVIALPEVLDYLSNKHGLENVHPMNIGGNIEFEFGKVKYVQAFHSSSFTEDNGDIIYLGMPTGVVLETEAGTIYHTGDTGLFSDMKLIADRHPVDLCFIPIGDNFTMGIDDASYAINEFIKPKKVVPIHYDTFDYIKQDPNDFKEAVKNAEVHILKPGESVEL
- a CDS encoding DRTGG domain-containing protein; amino-acid sequence: MTKHEQIIKYIESLSVGHKISVRQIAKDLNVSEGTAYRAIKEADNKGLVASIDRVGTVRIERKSREQIENLTFNDIVKIVDGQVLGGKQGLYKTLSKFAIGAMELADVVKYLTKNTLLIVGNRADVQMEALKRGSAVLITGGFEADEAIIEYADEYDLPIISSNYDTFIVANVINRAIYDQMIKKEILMVEDIMIPIESTSYLDDSLKVRDWNELSQQTSHTRFPVVDNELKVVGILTSKDIVNVEQDKSIKSLMTKSPIVAQLNTTIATCAHLMIWEGIELLPVVDNSKELIGIISREDVLKTMQLMSRQPQIGETIHDQIAKQMSMKDGNIFVNISPQLTNQFGMMTKSVYIAVIEEALRYEVRKTKKSELMIEHIDIYYLKTVQIDDDVQVHISTLDIGRLFAKFEVTMSSGNHTVAKAMIMCQLLDN
- a CDS encoding YtpI family protein, producing the protein MSPVIMSTLVALSVTIMILALIFAILNLARSFRTKREVRKAYHKERARFYFGIFMIAFSADQVLLFPTLVTYIVVLVLLFFGIINITYGHKASKYFKGNLPIENKAWDEFEQKKRNQSS
- a CDS encoding bifunctional oligoribonuclease/PAP phosphatase NrnA — encoded protein: MIEILEKIKQYETIIIHRHVRPDPDAYGSQLGLKYILEEAFPEKHIYAVGQSEPTLEFIGDLDIIEDDVYNGALVIVCDTANAPRIDDNRYNTGSELIKIDHHPPVDSYADINFVNTSASSTSEMICDLNTAWNLNESNINEKASRVLYLGIVGDTGRFLFDNTTPHTMEVAATLMTKEFNRNQMLNQLSERDPKLLHFQGYILQNFNYDGEGFCSIKITKDILEKFDLLPNEASLFVNTVADIKGVKAWVFAVDEGKEIRCRIRSKGIQINHIAGKYNGGGHPNASGASVYSWEEFDALAADIKSEI
- a CDS encoding DNA polymerase III subunit alpha, encoding MVSHLNIHSSYDLLNSSIRIADVVKKAKNENYQALAITDLNVMHGALQFYDECLKAEIKPIFGLTIYLDDQLNKLECVVLAKNNIGYHNLVKLTSAISIKERKSTPVEWVNAYSDGLILIAKELNSENEQLFNSININQEDKYVSHNSYDDSNYKKVYIKSALYLNAVDSDSLIGLSAIKNNEKLTISDFNTQLNHHFQTIAEINQEDVDEAYINNTDEIAHKCSVEIRYHQDLLPKYDTPENKDSNEYLWEQLMINKEKYPQFNDEYEKRLKYEYDIIVSMGYADYFLIVSDLINYAKSHDVLVGPGRGSSGGSLVSYILNITTIDPIEFDLLFERFLNPERVTMPDIDIDFQDTKRDKVIQYVQEKYGDNRVAGIVTYGHLLARAVARDIGRILQFDDATLNYISKLIPHKLGITLDEAYENEDFKQFVNQNHLHEKWFQLSKQLEGLPRHTSTHAAGIIINDQPLHQFVPTMMGDTGVLTQWTMTETEKLGLLKIDFLGLRNLSIIQQVVNQVKFQEKQQIDIEKIPFDDPKVFELLSKGETTGIFQLESQGVRSVLRRLKPDHFLDIVAVTSLYRPGPMEEIPTYIKRRRQDETIEYLHPDLESILKSTYGVIIYQEQIMQIASKFAGFSYGEADILRRAMSKKNRAVLESERKHFINGSLNRGYEESTAIKIFDLILKFADYGYPKAHAVAYSKIAYIMTYLKVHYPTYFYASILSNVVGNEVKTEQMVTELKRIGVNIYPPSINHSEWFYKATKTGIYTSLGAIKNVGYQSVKSIIEERKSKGPYQDMYDIVHRLPNKVKNKKLIQALIYAGALDDFQQTRATMLQSIDDVYESSESVGDANNLLAELGLNVKKEFKEVEEMPSITKSEYEKEYLGFYATEHPILTIFKKHQYLTIYPITKQKEKVPMLVMISNLRKIRTKKGQNMAFVNLIDGINEIEGVIFPETYKTIEKMNIENKPLIIHGKIENRNDKQQIIINQIESMEDFKNNKIQNTKEIVIRNVEDLGDWVTSSDESKIKLSYFDDKKLTSHVIGFLNNKSGNIEGFINEVGYENVRLI
- a CDS encoding malic enzyme-like NAD(P)-binding protein; protein product: MSLRDDALYMHKEKQGKLGVYAKVKVTNKEELSLAYSPGVAEPCKDIHEDVRKVYDYTMKSNAVAVITDGTAVLGLGDIGPEASIPVMEGKAVLFKSFAGVDGVPIALNTTDVDEIVNTVKLLEPNYGGVNLEDISAPRCFEIEERLKKETKIPVFHDDQHGTAIVTVAGLINALKITDRKISEIKVVLNGAGAAGIAIIKLLYSYGVRNMIMCDSKGAIYEDRPYGMNPTKDFVAKWTNKDKIQGELEDVIQDADAFIGVSVEGALTKEMVEKMAADPIIFAMANPVPEIMPDIAKEAGAKVIGTGRSDFPNQINNVLAFPGIFRGALDIRATHINEEMKRAAVEAIANLIEEDEVNADYVIPGPFDPRVAPNVARAVAKAGMESGVARIEVDLDEIERKTYELTDLS